ACACAACTGGGGGCTAGAagtgaggcttttattttgaaggtaaAATTCCACATTAGTAAAGCAAACCCAAGTAGTCTCTCCCTAACACCTACAAACATCAATGTATCTAATTCAATTACACAATAACTAATTGTAAAACTTTAGGATACtacatcaaatcaaatctaaaatATTGAGCTTCACACTTCATTTTCATCTGAGCCTCCTGATGGAAACAGCTCAGCTGTCCTTGAACCTTGACTCTTGGCACTATGCTAGTAGGGCATTCCtataaacattcattcattttgattaattGAATTAGTTTACCACAATAACTGAGATGCGTTGACTTTAAGTGAATTAGTCACTATGTCTCAGTATTGTGGCATACTGCTTCCTTACCTCTCTCGTACTTTCTAGCCAGTGGGTGGAGCACCAACATGCAGAATTTGGTGGTGCAGTCACTTGCCATGAGGCAGCTTGGGAGGCTGAACCCCCGCCACCTGCTGGCTGCAGGATACGGACTGAGGCAGGCTGACTGGTGTCCCAGGAGCATCCACACTCGCCAGCTGTGGGGCTGCTCGGCACTCCCCACACTTGGCTGCCACAGGCCGGCTTCCCACGGCAGAGACTCTCTGAGGAGTTGGTCCGTTCATCATCTAAGGTTCAAAAGCAACAAGAAGAAAGCTGCTGCTAGGActgcacaggaggaggaggaggaggaagaagataaGAAAGACCCAGAGGATAGTGATTATGAAGACGAGTTGGACGAGGACCCGAATCAACCGAAGGATTATAAAGACATGGAAACATTCGTGCAGTCTTTCCGGTTCAATATCATCATGAAAGCTGGTCTGAACATGTCACAAAAGTGAGTCAGTCTACATTTAATACTGTCTACTGTACAGAGACAGTATGACcgatataaaatgtaaaaaaggggGTGGCCCTTTTATCCTTTAACTGAATAGagcctttcttttgtttttttaacagaaatatTGAAGATGCCTTCTACAGCAACAAACTCAGGCTTAACGGCCAGACACTCATCAAGAAAAGTAAAACGGTGGGTGATGTGTGATTACAAATAATGTATTCCTGCCCCAAATCCTCAGATTCCCATAATCCTTTCTGCAGGTCATGGGATTCTTTTGACGTAACTCATATTTCCTCCCGTCTTCAGGTGAAAGTCGGGGACACGTTGGACATGGTGCTGTCGGAGAACCAAGAAGAAAACACTGTTACGGTGATGAGAGTCATCATCAGGAGAGTTTTGGGTGAATCCAGTAAAACAGAAAGGCACAAAGTTGCCATCAGGCGCTGGAAGTCGATAGAGCTTTCCAAGGACGATGCTTTGAAGCCAAGAACTTGAATAGTACATAGTACTTGACAGTACACACTGTAACGCCATTGGACAGAGAAGGCAACAACACTGAAATGGTGTGACTGACAATTAGAACTGTCTCTACGAGTTGGATCCACAATCTATTACAAAGGTATAACGCAATGATAAACAGTTCTCAGTGGTTTTAGACATTCAGCAGTTGGTCTGGAGAAAGATTTTGATTGTTTACCTTTCCGCTCCGTATTGTGTGCCCccccaacaaaataaatgtgcacTTATTAACCTGAAAGAAAATTTCATGTGCTCTTCATCAGCCAGAACTTCAGAGTTTTCCTCTGTGAGTTTTCCGACTGTAAGTTGGGTAGGTTAAGTCCATCCCGTTTTTCCTGTAAATCCTCATTGAATAATTTTATATGGTACGGAAAACCCAATATGCATGTTACATAGTACAAAGGTtattcacacactgccacacCAAAATCAGGAAATGTTCATGATTCAGGAAATTTACACCTCTCACGTGTTTTGTGGTATAGATATATGTACGCGCAGACCTCGACAGGGACAGGTAATATAAGACAGTCCAACCGTGTCATATTTATAACTAGGCTTTTATTAGAAAGAGGTTATCATGATCAATTGTCATGTTAAATTGTCTTAATAATATAAACTTCTATAAGAAGGCTTAACATAAGCACATTGTTATTAAAATGGTGGTGGCACAATGCTACATCAGTAACTGTAATGGAAATACCTTCAAGGTGATGAATTAAAGGAAAGGCCAGCAGTGTCTCGGTGAGGTGTTGGGCCACCATGTGTGACCAGAACAGCTTCAGCGCTCCTTAGCATTGATCCACCAAATGTCTGGACTCGACTGGAGGGATGCAACATCTCTCCCAAAACATATTCTCTCAGATGGCGTTTTAGGAATTTGAAGACTGCAAAGGCCACAATATATGATTCACTTCATGTTCAAACCGTTTGGTGAGCACTCGTGCCCAGCTTGGAGACATCGCCGTTTGTTACGTTTCTCCACTCACTTATTCAGATTCTTCCTTTAACTTCTCACCTGTCTCTACATCTCATCATTGTGAATAATTTCTATCCCTAGAGCGAATGTGTGGTTGATGCTATCAGCTACTAtcgttgttattgtttttaag
The Scophthalmus maximus strain ysfricsl-2021 chromosome 15, ASM2237912v1, whole genome shotgun sequence DNA segment above includes these coding regions:
- the mtres1 gene encoding mitochondrial transcription rescue factor 1, with the translated sequence MQNLVVQSLAMRQLGRLNPRHLLAAGYGLRQADWCPRSIHTRQLWGCSALPTLGCHRPASHGRDSLRSWSVHHLRFKSNKKKAAARTAQEEEEEEEDKKDPEDSDYEDELDEDPNQPKDYKDMETFVQSFRFNIIMKAGLNMSQKNIEDAFYSNKLRLNGQTLIKKSKTVKVGDTLDMVLSENQEENTVTVMRVIIRRVLGESSKTERHKVAIRRWKSIELSKDDALKPRT